gtgtgtgtatgtgtgcgtgtgtgtgcgcgcgtgtgtgtgcatgcatgcgtgtgtgttgtgtgtgtgtgtgtgtgtgtgtgtgtaaggctgcTTCCAGGCTGTCCAGTTTGGCCCCAGATGCCCTCGTCAGAGGTGCAGGGGACACATTATTTATGCCAACACAGCAGGTGGGCACAGCAGAATGAGGCCAGAAGTTTGAGTGTTAGGCTTGTGTCCTGGTCTGGTCTgggtctgtgcctcagtttcctcatctagaGAATAGGCTTGACAAGAGCTGTCGTGATGTCTCTCTACGAAAGTACTTGAAGtcattcaaagacagaaaatccGCTTTGAGATACTATCATGGAAGGCAGTAGATGCTTATTAAAAAAATGACCTGGGTAGCCCTTGTCCACTGTGAAGACCTCCAAACAGGCCTGGTAAAGAAGATGAACTTTGTTCCGTCCTCCCCAGAGCATCTGGGTGCTCCCCTCTTTCCTCTGCACCCAGGTCCTGTCCTGAAGGGTACACTGCACTGAGTTTCAGCTTCTGGCCCTGCCCAGCACACCAGTTCTCTCTCTCAGAGGCAAAGGATGCCTCTTGTCCTGCAAGCTCAAGCTGTGTTTCTAGGAGCTTGGCCTCTTACAAGGTAGAGGCGGAGAGCTGCTGCACTGTATCTTGACGCCACTCTGTGGTTGGATTTCCTCGGGCAGCCCTGCATGTTGCCACCCCAAACCGAAGTCCCCTGTACTCACACGTCACAGCTTCTCTGTGAACATCGAGGTCAGTGCTGTTCAGAGTCCGGTGAGCCCCAGGACCACTGTCTTGGGGCATGCAGGGTACCACCTCCTCTGGGGAGCCCTCTTCTGATGATGTGTCTGCAGGGTGAGTGGATCCTGCTGCTACCTCCAGCCcagggaggagggacatggtCTGGGCTAGTGAAAAAGCAGATGATGAAGGATTGTTTCTCTGGCATCTTTCTATGTGCTCAGGCCCAGGTCTGACCTCCAGGCCAGAGCCCTCAATGAACTCCTTACTTCTGGTCCCTTCACGAGTCAGTCAGCTATCACCTTATCTGGCTGCGGTGTTTGACTTCCAGATGAAGGTTTCTGAATCATagctcatatgtgtgcatgtaagtgttcCTGGGTGAGTACATGCATGTGGCATCAGGAGGGACCCATGGTACAAAGAGGAGTAGGGAGAGGAGAGGCACACGGTGCAGGAGAAAACAGACAAGCTGTCCAGCAGCGGAGCCAGAGAGACAGTTACGGGGACTGACGGGCACTACAAGGCAGATGCCAGGGAAAGGGAGTTCAGGAGATTGGGTGGGGACGGCTGAGATCTAGTGACAGGTTGTCTGGGACCAAGAGCAAAGTCAGCcacaaggaagaaagacaaagactAGACAGGGCCTGGGCAGACCAGGGCAAGAAGCTGCTCAGACAGGAAGAGGGCAGATGCGGAGAAATTGGGTCAGAGAGGGGATGCTGgcatgggagaggagagagagagagagagagagagagagagagagagagagagagagagagagagagaaaggagagagagagagagtaacctgggggtgaggagcagggaggggccccaggcaggaagagaggcCAGGAGCAGCCTGGAGCGCTGGGGAAGAGGTGAACCACAGTCCCGTGTAATTAGAGTGACTCTGGGCAGGGTGGGCGGAATGAGGGAACGAGGCCACCTTCAAACCACAGCGCCCTTGGCAGCAGGACTAGAGCCCCTTGGGCTCCCAGGAAGGGATGGGAATGCGCAGTGTCTGAGAACCCACAGCTTCAGCCTCTGGGTAAGGCAGGGGCCATAGGGGTAAAGTCCAAGTTCTGACAATTTTGGCTGTGCTATGCAGTGAGACAGCAGTGGTCTCAGAGCATGGTTCTCTACCTGTGTCTCCCTCATAGTTcccatgctgggagaaagaagaaatagaagcaggAGACTCTGAGAGAGGCAGATGCCAAAGGGCAGGGCTCTGGGGAGGGAGGCAACACagatgggggggggagaaaacagcagagatggggagggagggtacacagatggggagggggaaaaacagcagagaaggggagggagggttcACAGATGGGGGCGAGAGGCGGGAGAAAAcagcagagatggggagggaggcaacacagatgggggaagggagaaaacagcagagatggggagggagggtaCACAGATGGGGGCAAGACGGGGGAGAAAAcagcagagatggggagggagggttcACAGATGGGGGCAAGACGGGGGGAGAAAAcagcagagatggggagggagggttcACAGATGGGGACAAGACGGGGGAGAAAACAGCAGAGATGTCCAAAGATAAGAGGTCAGAATCCGATCCACCCTGTACACACCAGAAAGGGATGGAGACAAAGGAAGGTCCTGCCAATGGAAATGGGTTCCATTACAGAGAACAGAGACGAGCTTCCACAGATGTCCTCTGAGCTGTCTTCAGATGACAGCCATAGAGGGAGATAAACAGAGCCGTCCATGGAGATGTGGGCACTTGGATCTGGGAATCAAAAGCTGGAGGTAGGCCTAGGTGTGCTCCCGTGTCCAGCCACCTCACTGGCTGCTGAGCCCGAGACCCAGTTAACAGCCCCTAGTTCCTCTTGGCCATGCAGACACAAATCCCAGAGGCCTACTGggtagcacagacactgcagacccaagTAGGCATGCTTCTGCCTGCCCAGGGCAAACCACAGGCCTCATCACAGATAGGAGCTGGGGCAGAGAGTAGGAGGTGCAGGGGCTCAGGAAGCTTCTGCGTTAGGTCCCAGCTCAAAGCTGCAGCCGGGTATTTATAAGGGTTGGCGAGGAAGAGGACTGGGCGAGCACTCAGTTAAAGCATTTGTTTGACATGAAAACAACAACCCTGGTTGCTATTCCCAGCACTgccaaaaacccaaaaccccaaacaaaaacaaacaatgataGCTCTTTCACCCTGTGAGTGGTACCAATGGGGTGTGGTATCActtacctataatcccaacacttgggtggtggaggccagaggttcaaaagttcaaggccagccttggttacaaagcaagttcaaggccagtctgggcctcAGGAGAGACCaactcttaaaaaaaagttttaaagccaggtggcggcacacacctttaatccccagcactctgtgagttcaagaccagcctggtctacagaatgagttgcaggacagccagggctctccTCACAGGTTTATACTGAGAAACCTTatcccaacaaacaaaaacaacaacagaaaacaaattttaaaagtctataggagtgtgtgtgtgtgtgtgtgcgcacacgcgtgTGCATTGTCAGTAGGTACTCTGGAGAAGGCAGTAGCCACTGAGTCTTAAACAAtcgtgggggaggggtgtttgaGAAGAGCAATGGGACCAAGACCCCAGAACCACAGTTCGGTGGGAATGAGGGAGCGCAAGCTGTTTGGTGCTTCTGAGGTTGGGAGCCTGCAACAGCAGCTGGTCATTAAAGGCCCTTGGCTTCCCAGACTTTCTCCTGAGGTCACAGAGTGCACAGTCCTGTTTAGACAGAGCCAAGATTCCTGCTTTTTTGCCCCCCAGGGCttgagaaggagaaagacaatAAAGAGGGTTTAAGGCCATGGGAGTCCCTGGCTGTCCTTTCACCTAGGTGTCTCTCCTCCCAGTCACTACAAGGCTGGTGACCGGGATGGAACAAAAGCTTCTAGAGAGACCAGACCATGGCCTGAGGGACACAGAGGGGCAGACCTCCTGAAGCTAGGAAGGTCACAgagggggcagaggagggagaCAGGCCAGCAGaacagggaggaaagggtggagtcaggaagactgCTCTGGAGATGCTGcccccagaggacctgggccccaggaagcagctgggacagaagagccagggcacacgtggGCTGAAGACTCCCAAACTGAGAGGCTAAAGAGCCCAGTTTTCCCTCTGTGACCAAAAGACTCCTCGTCCtgcatggagaagagagagagcatcTCGAAGGAGACTCTCCtgacgtgtatgtgtgtgtgtgtgtgtgtgtgtgtgtgtgtgtgtgtgtgtgtgtgtgtgtatgcgcgcgcgcgcagGAGCGCAGAGGAGAGGTGTGGCTGGGAGAGGCCTGACATCTAAGCCACCCATCTGACCAGAGTGACATCACTATTGATTTACACAGTGAACTCAACATGCTAGTGTCCTGCACCTCTGCAGGGTCCCTTCAACACGTGCTCCTCCCTAACACGGGGCGAGGCTCTGGTCTGCATGCCTCTCTAGAAACAAGTGGAGAGAACTTTCCACATGCTCCACAGGAAAGGTGGGGAGACTCACTCCAGCAGCAGGGACCTCGCGGATTCCCTCTGTCTGTCATCCACcagatttgggggggggtggttcttggccaggaaggaagaggagaacctCTTCCAGTGGGGATGGGTTCACTTCAAGCCTGGCCAGTTCCCATGTTCTGGAGCTCCAAGTCTTGCCCCCAGCAAGACTGTCTTTGTGGACAGTGGATCTGGGCTCCCTGTACCTTGGGCTATGACTATCTCTGGAGAGAGAAGATCAGGACTTCAGGCCAGAGAGTGGTGGCTGATACCTCCCAGTCACTCTCAGTATGAGTAGATACTCAAGGCCTCTGTCACACATCTTTAGTCAATGGACAAAGGTCTTGTGTTCCAGGCACACTCGCCTGTCCAGGCCCCTGGGCCATCACAACAGCTTCCGGCCAGACTACCTGTGCTTATATAGttgctcttgactcctccctggCCAGCCGCAgcctcatctcttcctccagtaaGCCTCCTCTGTCACCTGTGATACCAGCGTGCCCTCTACACAGCCTGTTACCGACAACTTGGCCACGGAGTGCTAGCTTCTGCTGCAAACTGGCCCCTTGTCGGTCGGTCACCTTCCCTGTGGAGGTCTGCATGTTTGTGGTTGAGTGTTGGAGTTCAAAATGGCTCAGgtttgggaaggagaaagaggggtcACATGAAGGATTATGGGCGACATCTGACTTTGAACCCCACGGAGACCAGAGATGGTGGGCTATTTTGATGTCCAGTTAGCGAGGCCCGCGCCATGAAGAGGAGGACCTGGGAGGATGTGAGCTGCTGGCTATGTTCAGTccagttgttttattttaggtCCAAGGGCTCCAATTCCCAGGAAATTGAATTTAGAGCCACGGGTAGAAATTCGACGCCCCAGTGCTAGGCAGAAATCTTGTGGCTTAGGGAGCCAGGCTCTTGGGGCTCTCAGGAATGGGCGGGGGAGAGGCCAGAGTGTGAGCACTTGGCCACCCGCCCTAACCACAGCTGCCCTGAGTCCTCTTGTGCCCTGTCTGTATCTTGGAACCCTGAAAGAGGAGGCATGTcacaccctggctgtcctgccagCAGCTTCCACTCTGGGGACAGTGCTGTGGCCTCTCTGTTCTGTGAGCGCACAGGGAGCGTGGAGGATTCTGGTCTCAGGGTCAGGCATCTGTGGGGTTCTGGCTGCATCTTCTGCGGTTTGGGCTTCCTGGGTAGCAGGCAGAACAGTACAGGACAGGACAAGTGTTACAAAAGCCACATTGTCTGGCCCAGTTCAGACTGGGGAGGGGGCTTGCTGGGACACTGGGGCCTCAAATTACAGCCCAGGCCTAAGCCTTCCCGGCACTCCCCCCTGGACTCTGCGGCCTGTCTTGAGCACACGTtgctcccctcctcttccattgGGTGGAGAGCAGGTCAGACAGGGGAGGGGGGTCTTGGAAGGAGATATCGGAGGAGAGAAATACTGAATAAGGGAAGGAAGACAGCATGggaaagtgggggtgggaggaaggccaagagagacagagacagttccCAGACATGAAGGCCTCCCAGCCCCCAGTTTCCCACTGTCCTTCCAAGCCGAAGAAGCCTGGTCCTTGGAGGAGCATCTTCCCTTGAAGTCTAAGTAATTGTGTCAAGAACTCTCCCAGAACAGGGACTTAGGGCTGATGAAGAAAGAGCACACACTATCTCCATTGGGCAGACGTCCCTCTCAGGTTTTGGAGGCCCCCACCTCTACAGTTGTGAGGGGCCAGGCCAGGTATACAGACAGCTGAGACCATTCCCCAAACAGACAAACTAACTAGGGGGTCCAGGCTGGGAGTAGGGTGAGGAGACTGAGgccagagaagggggaaagaaaggactTGTCTGAGACCCTGAGGGAACCTGAGGTCAAGCCTTGGATCTTCATTACTGAGACAGTCTGAGGAAAGGGAGAGTTTGGGTGTGAGGAAAACAGAGCCTCTGGCTGAGCCAGAATAAGGTTTTAAGTCAGAAAATCTGGACCTACACTTTTGcaccccaccccctacccacCCCGACTCTAACGGAATCTGCACCTCCATAGCGGTGCCTTCCGTATAAGATAGTTTTAGCCTTTGAGGACAAGGGACTAGGACGCTAGACTGGGAGGCCCCCACACAGCCTTCCTTAGTCTGTAGGGTCCTGGGAGAATCAGGGCAGTTTAGCCCctgaggtgggggaaggggtaTTTCACTACGTTGGTAGGGTGTGTATTGTGCCACGCTGGGTAGGGACTGGGCGGAGTGAACGGCAGCTAGCAAGGAGGGAAGGGGCCAGCTTCGTAGCCACTAGTTGCTGAAACAAAAGTTTGCAGAAAGCGCTCTGCTCagtttgggggaagggaagaagagagactcAGACGCCACCCACCCCCCACCCGCCACACACCCCGCCTAAGTCCCTCATAAATATTTACACACTGGGCAGAAATGGTTGAGACACAAATCCCAATATTATGGGCAGACGCacgacgtgtgtgtgtgtgtgtgtgtgtgtgtgtgtgtgtgtgtagagctggggctggggggAGTTGGAGCCAACTCCGCTCAGCCATGGCTGCTCCGGGCCCAGTTTCCTCACCCTAGCCCTCTACTCCTTTCTACTCCCCTTGGACCAGGTCCCCAATACTCAGACTTCTCACCCTCACTCCCATCCAAGCTCCTGGGAGCTATCCGCCTGTGTGTCTGCTAGAGAACTaacaaccccaccccccaaaaaaaccctgtTAGTTTTCCACCCCACTCCGGTCCATCTTTACTTTCCATTCCTTCTCCTACCTGGGTCCAGGGTAGCGCTGGGGACTCCATGGGGCGCGTCGCACAGAGCAGGGCACTGACTGCTCACCTGGGACATCGGCCCGGGACCTGGAGAAAACAGCGCTCAGCGGGCAGGGCGGGCCTCCCCCGGTTGTGCGTGGGGAACCGGGGACTGACTGGGGGTGCCCTAGCGCAGACTCGTGCAAGCTGTGCTCCCAGGCAGGTCACCGCGTGGACCCCTCCATGAGACACCTGGTGTCGCCTGCGCCCCCTCCCCGCTCACTCGCTCTTGGCTCCCATTCCAGCGCCAGTTCGCACCCACCTAGcgccccttccttcttccttctctctctctctctccagccccctcgctcctcccctcttccctggcCCACCCTGTCCCCGCCCCCTCCTCGCTGGCTCGCCCCCCACGCATCCCCTCCCCCGTGCGGGGCTCGGCGCTGCCAGGGCAGGACACGTCTGTCCGCGGGGCGTCCGAGGCCCAAGCCCCCACAGGAAGCCAGCTCGTCTGGTTTCCTCTCCTCGCACAGAGCCAGGGGCTCCAGTCTCCCCAGATCTCCGCCTCCTCAGGCCGGGAGGACCTCGCGGGTTGCACAAGGGGCCGCGTGTTTTTTCCTTCTATCTTAAACTTTGCAAAAGTTTCCAGACTATCAAAAGAAAGAAGTCACTATCACCCTGGGACAAATGTCTGAATACTACTAGCCCACAAATTGCGTTGTCCCAGGATGAGAGCAACCTAGTTCCTCTGGTGCCTTTGTTCATGTCCTCGATTTCCACTAAGAAGCTGGGCGCCTGGAGTGTGGGGATCAGCCCGCCAGAAACTAGACCTCCGGGAAATCCaattggtgtctcatcagcctcCCCTATCCCATAGCCAGAAGCATCCCCAGTACCCTGCCATCCCCGCCAGCTGGACGTGGGAATTCGTTTCGGGGGGGGTTCTTTGGGCTCCAGGCCGGCACCCCAACTTCAAACACGAGGGTGAGTGTAGAAAGGGGTAAGGAGAGGTCAGTCTGTTGGCCTGGCTGGAATTGTAAACTCTGGCTGTGGGGAGGGGTTGTCACcaagcagggtgtgtgtgtgggaaggagGGAGTTCGGAGACCCCCAGAGTGACCCCAGGACCCGATTCCGAGAACTTGTGGGCAGCCAGGTAGGGctggacagggacccacactggtcCTGAGCTGCCTCAAGCCCGGCGTCTGAGTCGGTACCACCAGGGCTAATTAGGGAGGCGGCGGCGCCaggccacctcctcccagccGGCGTTACAACCGAGGGAAGCTGGGACGCCAGGGATGGACCTTCCCCCCACGGTCATCTCCCAGTCCTCGAAGTCAACTACTTACAGCTCTCGTAGGTCTTCTGGGCGCCGTCGGGGCCAGGACCCGCGTGGCCCCCACGGCGCCCGCAGAATTCTCACCACCCTCGAGCCACGTTCTGGCGATGGACTGGAGGGACGGCTCTGAGAAGGAGGTGGGACGGGAAGGGTCCCACCCTGGATGCCTGGATGCTCGCCGCGGTGGGTGGGGGTCTTGTTTGGTTCCCCAGAGCCCTCCGAGATCAGGCTGCTCTCTGGGTGAGAGCTTGGGCGCACTCCTCCTTCCTGGTACGGGCTGAGTCACCGCGACGCGCCCGCGGCTTACAGGGCTTGGCGGCTGCTGCATTCTTCCTCGCTTACCTGAGCCGGTAGGCTGGGCCTCATAAGCAGCTCCAGTCTCCCGCTGGATTCAGCACCCTATCTTTAAGTTTTTCTGTTTCAGAACAAGGCCCCTGGAACTAACGCAATCCTTCCTACTGTTTCCCTGTTGGCTGTGGGCTGTGAAAGCCCCCGTCAGAAGTCCCTGCACCGCTGCAGCACACGCTCATTACACGGGTGTGCTTCCTTTGAGGGCTCAGCATGCCAGGTACATGTGGTGCGTGaactttttcttgttgttgaggCAGCTTtgatgtagtccaggttggccacAGACTCCCGTGTGACAGTAGTGACGTTGGACTTCATACGCTCGTCTGCTCCTACTTACCAGGGGCTGTGATGACAGGCCACCACAGCCCTCTTATGGGGTCCTAGGGGTGGGTTTCCTGATCGCAGTCAGCACTTCTCCAATCCAGCTACATCCCCACTATGAACTTTTGGGTATGCTACTGTATTTGAATAAGAAGCATTTCGGTGAGGGGGGCGGGTTTaggtgagacagggtctcattatgtagccaaggtgacctgaactcctgatcccccagCTGCGGCAACCtaagcattgggattacaggcaagcaccacTATGCCTGCCTTCACAGACTTGTTTATTACCATTatattgtttttaagacagggtctcactatgttgctgtggcctggaactcattatgtagaccagactaccTTCAAACACTTGCtttagccaggtgatggtggcgcacgcctttcatcccagcactaagggaggcagaggcaggcggatctctgtgagttcgaggccagcctggtctacagagtgagttccaggatagccagagatacacagagaaaccctgtctcagaagcaaagcaaaacaagacagCTCAAACACTtgctttgcctcccaagggctgggattaaaggtgtgtacttcTGACTTGTCCCCTCCGCCATGACcatctcctctgcttccttcagccGGTCCCCTCTATATTACATTGATTCTATCACCCTCTCTTCTCCAGCCTCCTTCAGACCTTTTCCCTCCCATGGTCCCTTTCCTAGAGTTTCACCCTCTATATGTACATagttatacatacacatgcatggtcatgcacacatataatttgatatatattacatatacatataaacatttaaatCCTCAATAAGAGGAAACATGcagatttgtctttctgagtctactCTATTTTGCTTAACGCAATttccagtttcatccattttcccgCAAATatctggttttgcttttcttcagggCTAGAATTTCATTGCGTATGTGACCCGCGTGCTTTACCCCATTGGTCTGTGGATGAGCCTCGGCTGGTTCTGTTTGCTGCTGTCAGCAGTACAGCAGGGAACGGGAACGTGCAGGTATCTCTGTGGCAAACTGGCTTACGTCCTGCAGTGGTTTAGCTGGGGTTTACGCTAGTAGAaacttgttttcagtttttttgagGAATCTCCTCATGGATTTCCATCTCACACAGGTCTGCAATCCCCCTAGGAAAAAGGGGGAATTGCCtgaattattgttatttttgttgttttttccttgACAATACCCATTCTGACTGAACTGACGTGAATGAGATTGGATGCTCTTTCAGAGTCTTCACCTGAGCAGAATGCCCCACACAGTCTGGTCCTGGCACTCTCTTCCTGAAGGAGCTGGCCGGGTTGCTTGGGTAAGTTAGGGGAGGCCAAAGAGGGATACCAGGTGGCTCTGCACCCTGGTGGTAACAGacatcccctggagctagagtttcaAGCCATTGttagctgcctgatgtgggtgctgggatcttaCAGTACAAGGAGAGCTCACAACCAGGACCTTGCCTGCCCCCAGAAGTGTGTCTGTACACGGAACAGTATACGTATTTCAATCATATAGGTAGGGAATGAGACACCAAGAGGGGAGGGGCTTGACACGTGGTAGCTTCATGTGGACTCCAGTGTTTCACTACCCCCCAAACAGTCAAGATGACAATAAGCCATTGGACCGGCTCTGTAGCCTCCAAGCCTTTTAAAGCTGAGCAAGGCCCTTCCCAGACTGCCCTCTGAGTCTTTCTTAGTACCCAT
The nucleotide sequence above comes from Microtus pennsylvanicus isolate mMicPen1 chromosome 7, mMicPen1.hap1, whole genome shotgun sequence. Encoded proteins:
- the Mdfi gene encoding myoD family inhibitor isoform X3, whose translation is MSQVSSQCPALCDAPHGVPSATLDPAQTMSLLPGLEVAAGSTHPADTSSEEGSPEEVVPCMPQDSGPGAHRTLNSTDLDVHREAVTYCCVHCILSCLFCEFLTLCNIVLDCATCGSCSSEDSCLCCCCCGSGECADCDLPCDLDCGIVDACCESADCLEICMECCGLCFSS